The following are from one region of the Syngnathus typhle isolate RoL2023-S1 ecotype Sweden linkage group LG22, RoL_Styp_1.0, whole genome shotgun sequence genome:
- the vta1 gene encoding vacuolar protein sorting-associated protein VTA1 homolog isoform X1 yields the protein MAVPAQLKAVQHHLRTAQEHENRDPVVAYYCRLYAMQTGMKLDSKTPECRKFLVKLMDQLESMKMELSDNDSITQEVVGNAHIENYALKMFLYADNEDRGGRFHKNMIKSFYTASLLLDVLSVFGELSDENIQHRKYARWKAAYIHNCLKNGETPEAGPTGMDLDQEADGDEGFSGHAFSQGGSFRASSEDAGGAAAPGIGFTAGSESGPSGPPSNFGNVHVPPGAHAPANTPAGSHGHLSEGSDGRSRVSCDSTDAVKPVPTPRTTAHAADLPTGQQQGDVRLSAEDFTKAQKYCKYAGSALQYEDVPTAVHNLQKALQLLTTGKE from the exons ATGGCGGTACCGGCCCAGCTCAAAGCAGTCCAGCACCACCTGCGGACCGCCCAAGAACACGAGAACCGCGACCCTGTGGTGGCTTACTACT GCCGCCTGTACGCCATGCAGACGGGAATGAAGCTGGACAGCAAAACTCCCGAGTGCCGCAAGTTCCTCGTCAAGCTCATGGACCAGCTTGAGTCG ATGAAGATGGAGTTGAGCGACAACGACTCCATCACTCAGGAGGTGGTGGGCAACGCCCACATTGAGAACTACGCCCTCAAGATGTTCCTGTACGCCGACAACGAGGACAGAGGGGGACGATTCCACAA GAACATGATCAAGTCCTTCTACACGGCCAGTCTGCTGCTGGACGTCCTCTCCGTCTTCGGAGAGTTGTCAGATGAG AACATCCAGCACAGGAAGTACGCCCGCTGGAAGGCCGCATACATCCACAACTGCCTGAAGAACGGCGAGACGCCCGAGGCCGGCCCCACCGGCATGGACCTGGACCAGGAAGCGG ATGGCGATGAAGGTTTCTCGGGTCACGCCTTCTCGCAGGGCGGCTCCTTCCGAGCCTCCTCTGAGGACGCGGGCGGGGCCGCGGCGCCGGGCATCGGCTTCACGGCGGGCTCCGAATCGGGACCGTCGGGACCCCCCTCCAACTTCGGCAATGTCCACGTCCCCCCTGGCGCGCACGCCCCCGCCAACACGCCGGCAGGTAGCCACGGCCACCTCAGCGAAGGGTCGGACGGTCGCTCACGCGTGTCGTGCGACTCGACAGACGCCGTCAAGCCGGTGCCGACGCCCAGGACCACCGCGCACGCCGCCGACCTCCCGACGGGCCAGCAGCAAG GTGACGTCCGCCTCTCGGCCGAGGACTTCACCAAGGCCCAGAAGTACTGCAAGTACGCTGGCAGTGCCCTCCAGTACGAGGACGTGCCCACGGCTGTCCACAACCTCCAGAAGGCCCTCCAACTGCTCACCACTGGAAAAGAATGA
- the vta1 gene encoding vacuolar protein sorting-associated protein VTA1 homolog isoform X2, with the protein MAVPAQLKAVQHHLRTAQEHENRDPVVAYYCRLYAMQTGMKLDSKTPECRKFLVKLMDQLESMKMELSDNDSITQEVVGNAHIENYALKMFLYADNEDRGGRFHKNMIKSFYTASLLLDVLSVFGELSDENIQHRKYARWKAAYIHNCLKNGETPEAGPTGMDLDQEADGDEGFSGHAFSQGGSFRASSEDAGGAAAPGIGFTAGSESGPSGPPSNFGNVHVPPGAHAPANTPADAVKPVPTPRTTAHAADLPTGQQQGDVRLSAEDFTKAQKYCKYAGSALQYEDVPTAVHNLQKALQLLTTGKE; encoded by the exons ATGGCGGTACCGGCCCAGCTCAAAGCAGTCCAGCACCACCTGCGGACCGCCCAAGAACACGAGAACCGCGACCCTGTGGTGGCTTACTACT GCCGCCTGTACGCCATGCAGACGGGAATGAAGCTGGACAGCAAAACTCCCGAGTGCCGCAAGTTCCTCGTCAAGCTCATGGACCAGCTTGAGTCG ATGAAGATGGAGTTGAGCGACAACGACTCCATCACTCAGGAGGTGGTGGGCAACGCCCACATTGAGAACTACGCCCTCAAGATGTTCCTGTACGCCGACAACGAGGACAGAGGGGGACGATTCCACAA GAACATGATCAAGTCCTTCTACACGGCCAGTCTGCTGCTGGACGTCCTCTCCGTCTTCGGAGAGTTGTCAGATGAG AACATCCAGCACAGGAAGTACGCCCGCTGGAAGGCCGCATACATCCACAACTGCCTGAAGAACGGCGAGACGCCCGAGGCCGGCCCCACCGGCATGGACCTGGACCAGGAAGCGG ATGGCGATGAAGGTTTCTCGGGTCACGCCTTCTCGCAGGGCGGCTCCTTCCGAGCCTCCTCTGAGGACGCGGGCGGGGCCGCGGCGCCGGGCATCGGCTTCACGGCGGGCTCCGAATCGGGACCGTCGGGACCCCCCTCCAACTTCGGCAATGTCCACGTCCCCCCTGGCGCGCACGCCCCCGCCAACACGCCGGCAG ACGCCGTCAAGCCGGTGCCGACGCCCAGGACCACCGCGCACGCCGCCGACCTCCCGACGGGCCAGCAGCAAG GTGACGTCCGCCTCTCGGCCGAGGACTTCACCAAGGCCCAGAAGTACTGCAAGTACGCTGGCAGTGCCCTCCAGTACGAGGACGTGCCCACGGCTGTCCACAACCTCCAGAAGGCCCTCCAACTGCTCACCACTGGAAAAGAATGA
- the vta1 gene encoding vacuolar protein sorting-associated protein VTA1 homolog isoform X3 encodes MQTGMKLDSKTPECRKFLVKLMDQLESMKMELSDNDSITQEVVGNAHIENYALKMFLYADNEDRGGRFHKNMIKSFYTASLLLDVLSVFGELSDENIQHRKYARWKAAYIHNCLKNGETPEAGPTGMDLDQEADGDEGFSGHAFSQGGSFRASSEDAGGAAAPGIGFTAGSESGPSGPPSNFGNVHVPPGAHAPANTPAGSHGHLSEGSDGRSRVSCDSTDAVKPVPTPRTTAHAADLPTGQQQGDVRLSAEDFTKAQKYCKYAGSALQYEDVPTAVHNLQKALQLLTTGKE; translated from the exons ATGCAGACGGGAATGAAGCTGGACAGCAAAACTCCCGAGTGCCGCAAGTTCCTCGTCAAGCTCATGGACCAGCTTGAGTCG ATGAAGATGGAGTTGAGCGACAACGACTCCATCACTCAGGAGGTGGTGGGCAACGCCCACATTGAGAACTACGCCCTCAAGATGTTCCTGTACGCCGACAACGAGGACAGAGGGGGACGATTCCACAA GAACATGATCAAGTCCTTCTACACGGCCAGTCTGCTGCTGGACGTCCTCTCCGTCTTCGGAGAGTTGTCAGATGAG AACATCCAGCACAGGAAGTACGCCCGCTGGAAGGCCGCATACATCCACAACTGCCTGAAGAACGGCGAGACGCCCGAGGCCGGCCCCACCGGCATGGACCTGGACCAGGAAGCGG ATGGCGATGAAGGTTTCTCGGGTCACGCCTTCTCGCAGGGCGGCTCCTTCCGAGCCTCCTCTGAGGACGCGGGCGGGGCCGCGGCGCCGGGCATCGGCTTCACGGCGGGCTCCGAATCGGGACCGTCGGGACCCCCCTCCAACTTCGGCAATGTCCACGTCCCCCCTGGCGCGCACGCCCCCGCCAACACGCCGGCAGGTAGCCACGGCCACCTCAGCGAAGGGTCGGACGGTCGCTCACGCGTGTCGTGCGACTCGACAGACGCCGTCAAGCCGGTGCCGACGCCCAGGACCACCGCGCACGCCGCCGACCTCCCGACGGGCCAGCAGCAAG GTGACGTCCGCCTCTCGGCCGAGGACTTCACCAAGGCCCAGAAGTACTGCAAGTACGCTGGCAGTGCCCTCCAGTACGAGGACGTGCCCACGGCTGTCCACAACCTCCAGAAGGCCCTCCAACTGCTCACCACTGGAAAAGAATGA